A genome region from Methylohalobius crimeensis 10Ki includes the following:
- a CDS encoding response regulator, with product MLNTRILVLDDEQELLSDISEILEHHRYRVFAEQSIASARRLIDKENIDILLLDVRIPGQDGLTFARSIAQRPPPRPSVILMSGYATMETLVLAIRASAADFLIKPFSSVEMLEALRRVENGWGETPVRAANPKPTKEGALRDAARLWQHQRSLRSRFFPSAVCSGATWEILLQVGFAHQQGRPEYPSSLAAGAGISITTALRHIADLETLGLVTKQSDGNDRRRSVIAMTADGDARMREYLASVTPESLGYG from the coding sequence ATGCTTAATACCCGAATTTTAGTCCTGGACGACGAACAGGAATTGCTCAGCGACATCAGCGAGATCCTAGAACATCATCGCTATCGAGTCTTTGCGGAACAATCGATAGCCTCCGCCAGACGCCTCATCGACAAGGAAAATATCGATATCCTGCTGCTCGACGTTCGAATCCCGGGGCAAGACGGCCTGACATTCGCGCGCAGCATCGCCCAACGGCCGCCACCGCGACCTTCAGTGATTTTGATGAGCGGCTACGCGACCATGGAAACATTGGTGCTCGCCATCCGGGCCAGCGCCGCGGATTTTCTCATCAAACCTTTTTCATCGGTCGAAATGCTCGAAGCGCTTCGACGAGTGGAAAACGGATGGGGAGAGACACCCGTCCGTGCCGCCAATCCCAAGCCGACAAAAGAAGGGGCGCTCCGGGATGCGGCTCGCTTATGGCAACACCAGCGTTCTCTTCGTTCTCGTTTTTTTCCCTCCGCGGTCTGTTCCGGAGCGACCTGGGAGATCCTGTTGCAAGTTGGTTTCGCACACCAGCAAGGCCGTCCCGAATATCCGTCCAGTCTGGCCGCGGGCGCAGGCATCTCGATCACCACCGCATTACGGCATATCGCCGACCTGGAAACCCTCGGTCTCGTTACCAAACAGAGCGACGGCAACGACCGTCGCCGTTCCGTGATCGCCATGACCGCCGACGGCGATGCCCGGATGCGGGAATATCTGGCGTCGGTGACACCGGAATCGCTCGGATACGGTTAG
- a CDS encoding PAS domain-containing sensor histidine kinase, giving the protein MSSFIQIVALGTLTIAGYWLHLSLMFGIDLVFGSVFATVAAVRCNCRWAVPISLIGSLYTIGLWGHPAGVAIFTLETLFIALMHRRLPQQHLVVIDLIYWLLAIVPVALLFRYGMKIPWLDTTTEVLKQAVNGMINAGFASLLLHLNLFFRPKTHTDRRQPFSRFLLTGFVVAASVPTVMGIFWFNRVVLELQSKHAQAMLKTRLDHFSKQVGRLPTTPLPESTGEQHARLAKRLAQILPSRQHAVLEYQGRKIVGIPADWRLANYTPERDSGVILPASPGLPKMLAWRSGYFFLAAHLPEQPEYKLLLASPLEPSVDQVREITIRCLVTGLAGLVAGLMLGGLIHRRVSRELECLTAEAIHPPQNVHSHTDNANFLVMEFGLLHATLMTAHRQNRKALDAQRKIAERLRQIFAAVDSAIITFDHIQKISEWNPAAERLTGIPRGEALGRPFPIEVCHREDAQRLERALKKLSLELPIKDLEIRWCNQKSGAITHVLANARMVPNSDDKSIKTVLVCQDVTEHKQTQAQLAHSARLSSLGLIAAGIAHELNQPLNVIYLAAENLESTLDPSNEYARRKLTRIFEQIERAAGIVRQVRRLGGHNEQAEKDCFPLSEAVAGVAELLESQLRASNIDLRCAFPKEASAIQISGNRLNFEQVLINLLVNARDVLLERQVPDPWISVSVVREGSQCRVEVSDNGGGLDDAALHHAFDPFFSTKPIGKGMGLGLSLSFNFIEQMGGTMTVRNTFDGALFHIRLPIAETT; this is encoded by the coding sequence ATGTCGTCCTTCATCCAGATAGTGGCCCTCGGCACCCTGACCATCGCCGGCTATTGGCTGCATCTTTCCCTGATGTTCGGGATCGACTTGGTATTCGGCAGCGTCTTCGCCACTGTCGCCGCGGTACGTTGCAACTGTCGTTGGGCGGTCCCGATCTCCCTGATCGGCAGCCTTTACACCATCGGGCTATGGGGACATCCAGCGGGCGTGGCGATTTTCACGCTCGAAACGCTTTTTATCGCCCTCATGCACCGGCGTCTGCCCCAACAGCATCTGGTGGTGATCGACCTGATCTATTGGCTGCTGGCAATCGTACCGGTCGCGCTGCTATTTCGCTACGGGATGAAGATACCGTGGTTGGACACCACCACGGAGGTACTCAAACAAGCGGTCAACGGAATGATCAATGCCGGCTTTGCATCCCTGTTGTTGCACCTCAATCTGTTTTTCCGACCCAAGACCCATACCGACCGCCGTCAACCCTTCAGCCGCTTTTTATTGACCGGCTTCGTCGTGGCCGCCTCGGTACCGACCGTGATGGGCATTTTTTGGTTCAACCGGGTGGTATTGGAACTGCAATCCAAGCACGCCCAAGCGATGCTGAAAACCCGGCTCGATCATTTCTCCAAGCAGGTAGGACGCTTGCCAACCACGCCACTCCCGGAATCGACCGGTGAGCAGCACGCCAGACTGGCGAAAAGACTCGCCCAAATCCTCCCCTCCCGGCAGCACGCGGTCTTGGAGTATCAAGGTCGGAAAATAGTCGGCATTCCAGCCGACTGGCGCTTGGCGAACTATACCCCCGAACGCGACAGTGGGGTCATCCTCCCCGCCTCTCCCGGCTTGCCGAAAATGCTGGCATGGCGCAGCGGTTATTTCTTCTTAGCCGCCCATTTGCCGGAGCAACCCGAGTACAAGCTGCTGCTGGCATCACCGCTCGAACCTTCGGTCGATCAGGTGCGCGAAATCACTATCCGCTGCCTAGTGACCGGGCTTGCCGGCTTGGTGGCCGGCCTGATGCTCGGCGGTCTGATTCACCGCCGGGTCAGCCGCGAGCTCGAGTGCTTGACGGCCGAAGCGATCCACCCCCCGCAAAACGTCCACTCCCACACCGACAACGCGAATTTTCTGGTGATGGAATTCGGTTTGCTCCACGCCACTTTGATGACCGCTCACCGACAGAATCGCAAAGCCTTGGACGCCCAGCGCAAGATCGCCGAGCGCTTGCGGCAGATCTTTGCCGCCGTCGACAGCGCGATCATCACCTTCGACCACATCCAAAAGATCAGCGAATGGAATCCTGCCGCGGAACGCTTGACCGGCATCCCCCGAGGCGAAGCGCTGGGACGCCCCTTCCCCATCGAAGTGTGTCACCGCGAAGATGCGCAACGCCTGGAAAGAGCGCTCAAGAAGTTGTCCCTGGAATTGCCGATCAAGGATCTTGAAATCCGATGGTGCAACCAAAAGAGCGGTGCAATCACCCATGTTCTGGCCAACGCCCGAATGGTTCCGAACTCGGACGATAAGTCCATCAAAACGGTACTGGTCTGCCAGGACGTGACCGAGCACAAGCAAACCCAGGCCCAATTGGCGCACTCGGCCCGCTTGAGCAGTTTAGGTCTCATTGCCGCGGGGATCGCACATGAGCTGAATCAACCGCTGAACGTGATTTATCTAGCGGCCGAAAACCTCGAGTCGACTCTCGACCCTTCGAACGAATACGCCCGGCGCAAGCTCACCCGTATTTTCGAGCAAATCGAACGGGCGGCGGGGATCGTCCGCCAGGTCCGGCGGCTGGGTGGCCACAACGAACAAGCGGAAAAGGACTGCTTTCCCTTATCGGAAGCCGTGGCGGGGGTGGCGGAGCTGCTGGAGAGTCAACTGCGCGCTTCGAACATCGACCTTCGCTGCGCCTTTCCCAAGGAGGCATCGGCCATCCAAATTTCAGGCAACCGCCTCAATTTCGAGCAAGTCCTGATCAATTTACTGGTGAATGCACGTGATGTATTGCTCGAGAGACAGGTGCCAGATCCCTGGATATCCGTATCGGTGGTACGCGAAGGCTCCCAATGTCGTGTGGAGGTCTCGGATAATGGGGGAGGGCTCGACGATGCGGCGCTTCATCACGCCTTCGACCCCTTTTTTTCCACCAAACCGATCGGCAAGGGCATGGGGTTGGGGCTGTCGCTATCGTTCAATTTCATCGAGCAAATGGGGGGAACCATGACCGTTCGCAACACCTTTGACGGCGCTCTGTTTCACATTCGATTACCCATCGCGGAAACCACCTGA
- a CDS encoding response regulator translates to MKNILIADDEPELLEEWSEGLLRQGFEVVTCTDGKAALPLLRAHPEIRIVVTDLRLPGLSGLELAKLAAEMEGPERGFILVSGHTSDSSLERLETKPFRTLLKKPVGIRRLMATIEYVTRLLEAP, encoded by the coding sequence ATGAAAAACATTTTGATCGCCGACGACGAGCCGGAATTGCTCGAGGAATGGAGCGAGGGCTTGCTCCGGCAAGGGTTCGAGGTCGTCACATGCACCGACGGCAAAGCGGCCCTTCCGCTGCTGCGGGCTCATCCTGAAATCCGGATCGTGGTGACCGATCTGCGCCTGCCGGGGCTGTCTGGCCTGGAGTTGGCCAAGCTCGCGGCGGAAATGGAAGGACCGGAGCGGGGCTTCATTTTGGTCTCCGGCCACACATCCGATTCCTCACTGGAAAGACTGGAAACAAAACCGTTCCGCACCCTGCTCAAAAAGCCGGTGGGTATCCGTAGACTGATGGCCACCATAGAATATGTGACCCGATTACTGGAAGCACCCTAG
- a CDS encoding IS630 family transposase (programmed frameshift): MKKKYIVRLTAEERQSLEALVHKGKTAAYRRIHAQILLWADEGDQGPGLLDSEVAETVGVNARTVSRLRQRCVEEGLDAALERKRRMREKRRVLDGDGEAQLVALMCSEPPPGQSRWTLHLLSDRLVELGVVESISHESVRRVLKKNAFKPWRKAMWCIPPKQNAAFVCAMERVLEVYKRPFDPDYPVVCMDETSVQCVREGRPRVPGKPGQIERYDVEYERNGVAHLIQFYAPFRGWRRIEVADNHAAPQWAEGVRALVEKDFPDARRITLVMDNLSTHTGASLYKAFEPQVARALLDKLEFVYTPKHGSWLNMAECEFSVLSRQCLDRRLPDRKTVRREVEAWATVRNQAAVTVDWRFTTEDARIKLKQLYPTI; this comes from the exons ATGAAGAAGAAATACATTGTCCGCCTGACGGCGGAGGAGCGCCAGAGCTTGGAAGCTTTGGTGCACAAAGGCAAAACGGCAGCCTATCGACGCATCCACGCGCAAATACTGCTGTGGGCCGATGAGGGCGATCAAGGCCCGGGCCTGCTGGACAGCGAAGTGGCTGAGACTGTCGGGGTCAACGCACGCACGGTGTCGCGGTTGCGTCAACGCTGTGTAGAGGAAGGCCTCGATGCGGCCTTGGAGCGCAAGCGGCGTATGCGGGAAAAGCGGCGCGTCCTCGACGGTGATGGCGAGGCGCAGTTGGTGGCGCTGATGTGCAGTGAGCCGCCACCGGGGCAATCGCGCTGGACGTTGCATCTGTTGAGCGATCGACTGGTTGAGTTGGGTGTTGTGGAGTCGATTTCGCACGAATCGGTAAGACGCGTTTTAAA AAAAAACGCCTTTAAACCGTGGCGGAAAGCGATGTGGTGTATTCCGCCCAAACAGAATGCCGCGTTTGTGTGCGCGATGGAGCGCGTCCTGGAGGTTTACAAGCGCCCCTTCGATCCGGACTATCCGGTGGTGTGCATGGACGAAACCAGCGTGCAATGTGTGAGGGAAGGGCGACCTCGCGTGCCGGGCAAGCCCGGGCAAATCGAGCGCTACGATGTGGAGTACGAGCGCAACGGTGTCGCCCACCTGATTCAGTTTTATGCCCCGTTTAGGGGGTGGAGACGGATAGAGGTCGCAGACAATCATGCGGCGCCGCAATGGGCAGAGGGGGTTCGGGCGTTGGTGGAGAAAGACTTTCCGGATGCCCGGCGTATTACCCTGGTCATGGATAACTTAAGCACACATACGGGAGCTTCTTTGTATAAAGCATTTGAGCCACAGGTCGCACGCGCTCTGCTGGATAAACTGGAATTTGTGTATACACCAAAGCATGGCAGTTGGTTGAATATGGCGGAATGCGAATTCAGCGTGTTGTCGCGACAATGTCTTGATCGGCGGCTACCGGATAGGAAAACCGTGCGCAGAGAGGTCGAAGCCTGGGCGACGGTACGCAACCAAGCTGCGGTGACCGTCGATTGGCGGTTTACGACTGAGGATGCCCGGATAAAGCTGAAACAGCTCTACCCGACAATATAA
- a CDS encoding PAS domain-containing sensor histidine kinase codes for MVDLERAKCDESASHEQNAKWYAMLFNAIPSSVLVINRDFRIVSANRNFFEKNRCSPNITLGFRLSEVFPPGILDYTNITTRIRQAFTDHRVSLGERISYRTPGQPKRYYYYRVIPFVWNGVVESVMLLMDDVTEPVLLSEEVRRVERHLASVVESAHDIVLSATVEGRILTWNSAAERVSGHPFEAVRNRNFIEYCIEQHRSLVDKAFEEIRTRGVSQRGEWHVLAKNGVSLPVFWVCSPMCEESSGKVTGIVAMGRDLSEYRKLEMQLIQSQKLAALGVMAAGIAHEIRNPLAICFSAAQFLAEDDGDEKFHKACVDNIRIAVKEASTIIENVLRFARPSAHDDLISVDVVQILDEAVQLISNQTRSRKIEIICETLREGVRVRGIPTQLQQVFMNLFVNAMNAMPAGGFLKVRVYPEATEVCIQVEDTGCGITEADIDKIFDPFYTTSPVGTGLGLSICYSIVKEHGGVIEVQSVLDKGTTFNVRLPLSAE; via the coding sequence ATGGTTGATCTGGAGAGGGCAAAATGCGACGAAAGCGCGTCGCACGAGCAAAACGCCAAGTGGTACGCGATGCTCTTCAATGCCATCCCTTCGTCGGTGCTGGTGATCAACCGGGACTTTCGCATCGTCTCCGCCAACCGCAACTTTTTCGAGAAAAACCGCTGTTCGCCCAATATCACCCTGGGCTTTCGGTTAAGCGAGGTATTTCCTCCCGGAATTTTGGATTACACCAATATCACCACCCGGATTCGGCAGGCATTCACCGATCATCGCGTCAGCCTCGGCGAACGAATCAGTTACCGCACGCCGGGCCAGCCCAAACGTTATTACTACTATCGCGTCATCCCCTTCGTCTGGAACGGCGTGGTGGAAAGCGTCATGCTTCTCATGGACGATGTCACCGAGCCGGTCCTGTTGAGCGAGGAAGTCCGCAGGGTGGAACGCCATTTGGCGAGCGTCGTTGAAAGCGCCCACGATATCGTCCTGTCGGCTACGGTGGAAGGACGGATTTTGACTTGGAACAGCGCTGCGGAGCGCGTTTCCGGCCATCCATTCGAAGCGGTTCGGAACCGGAATTTCATCGAATATTGCATCGAGCAACATCGATCTCTCGTGGATAAAGCGTTTGAGGAAATCCGAACGAGGGGTGTCTCGCAAAGAGGGGAATGGCATGTTCTCGCCAAAAACGGGGTATCACTGCCGGTTTTCTGGGTTTGTTCGCCCATGTGCGAGGAGAGCAGCGGCAAAGTGACCGGGATCGTGGCTATGGGTCGGGATCTTTCCGAGTACCGCAAGCTGGAAATGCAGTTGATTCAGTCGCAGAAACTCGCAGCACTGGGGGTGATGGCGGCGGGGATCGCCCACGAAATCCGCAACCCCTTGGCCATTTGTTTTTCCGCGGCCCAATTTCTGGCCGAAGACGACGGTGATGAGAAATTTCACAAGGCATGCGTGGATAACATCAGAATCGCGGTCAAAGAAGCCTCGACGATCATCGAAAACGTATTGCGTTTTGCGCGACCTTCCGCTCACGACGACTTGATCTCCGTGGATGTGGTTCAGATCCTTGACGAAGCCGTCCAGTTGATCAGCAACCAAACCAGAAGCCGAAAGATCGAAATTATTTGCGAAACCCTTCGGGAAGGCGTCCGAGTGCGCGGAATCCCCACCCAGTTGCAGCAGGTGTTCATGAATCTTTTTGTCAATGCCATGAATGCGATGCCGGCAGGCGGATTCCTCAAGGTTCGGGTGTATCCGGAAGCGACCGAGGTTTGCATTCAGGTGGAAGATACTGGTTGTGGTATCACGGAAGCGGACATCGATAAAATTTTCGATCCTTTTTACACGACTTCGCCGGTGGGGACGGGTCTGGGATTGTCGATTTGTTATTCGATCGTGAAAGAGCACGGGGGCGTTATCGAGGTGCAGAGCGTGCTTGATAAGGGCACCACGTTTAACGTCCGGCTACCGCTATCCGCGGAGTAG
- a CDS encoding GvpL/GvpF family gas vesicle protein, whose product MEKIALYLYCLTPANNLDVLKELELPKLLGPICGEEVNGVGAVVSPVTDMSSWQDGARLNSLDWVTPRVLHHARVIERFWREAPVYPSGFGTLFSSRNRLRLLIEGHKMVLEDFFAATGGMAEWDIKIFFDPRHAEECWKAEQLRKKAEFSGLPAGRRYLAEQYLRKESQQGAVARLETLSRQWAVRLAQEGEGFRERPLPPAQESRRQAVGHWAVLWPERASNLVDLMEQAAAEFQSVGADLQWSGPWPPYSFRPVLETDG is encoded by the coding sequence ATGGAAAAAATCGCCCTTTATCTTTATTGCCTGACCCCGGCGAACAATCTCGATGTATTGAAGGAACTTGAATTGCCGAAGTTGTTGGGTCCGATATGCGGCGAGGAAGTGAACGGCGTTGGCGCAGTCGTATCTCCGGTGACCGATATGTCATCGTGGCAAGATGGCGCCCGCCTTAATTCACTGGACTGGGTCACACCCCGAGTTCTCCATCATGCCCGAGTGATCGAACGGTTCTGGCGTGAAGCGCCTGTGTATCCCAGCGGTTTCGGCACCCTGTTCAGTTCCCGCAACCGCTTGCGGTTGCTGATCGAGGGGCATAAAATGGTGTTGGAAGATTTTTTTGCAGCAACCGGCGGGATGGCGGAATGGGACATCAAAATCTTTTTCGATCCTCGCCATGCAGAGGAATGCTGGAAGGCGGAGCAGCTCCGGAAAAAAGCGGAGTTTTCCGGATTGCCGGCAGGCCGTCGTTACCTTGCCGAGCAGTATCTTCGGAAAGAATCCCAACAGGGAGCGGTAGCACGCCTGGAAACCCTGTCGCGACAATGGGCGGTGCGTTTGGCTCAGGAAGGAGAAGGGTTTCGAGAGCGTCCCCTTCCGCCGGCGCAAGAGTCGCGCCGCCAAGCGGTGGGGCATTGGGCCGTCCTCTGGCCTGAACGGGCATCCAACCTGGTGGACTTGATGGAACAGGCGGCCGCGGAGTTTCAATCGGTGGGGGCCGATTTGCAGTGGAGCGGGCCATGGCCTCCCTATAGTTTTCGGCCGGTTCTGGAAACAGATGGTTGA
- a CDS encoding CDC48 family AAA ATPase, producing MNNPGSPAFPRFKVAEALPKDVGRAIARLDPQDIDALGISIGDFVEVRGKRATVCRVMPAYKEMRGQARIQLDGLSRANAAAGLDEYVSLRRLDCPLAERVVIAPVNLALKEGDLEYIAGLLDGLPVVEGDRIRVNLFGSRSAEFTVSNTIPRRPVLIGPPTQLILEGREKEAKQAVAQRLSYEDIGGLKPQLQRIREMIELPLRYPEVFERLGIGAPKGVLLYGPPGCGKTLIARAIAHETEANFFAVSGPEVIHKFYGESEAHLRKIFQEAAKHSPGIIFLDEIDAIAPKREQVVGEVEKRVVAQLLALMDGLKQRSNVIVIAATNLPNAIDPALRRPGRFDREIAIPIPDSHGRLEILEIYSRGMPLARDVDLEHLAEITHGYVGADLEALCREAAMLCLRGTIQTIDFGATVIPYEQLSQLEICMEHFMAALREVEPSAVREVFVDRPGTRWRDVGGLDTVKERLIEAVVWPLKYTRVFEQAGTRPPKGILLAGPPGCGKTLLAKALANESGVNFISVKGPELLSKFIGESERGVREVFRKAKQAAPCIVFFDEIDALLPVRDAGGIDAGVAERVLSQFLAEFDGVEELKGVLILGATNRIDILDPAVVRPGRFDEIIEIPPPSENDRAAIFRVHLAGKPVAKEVDIECLIACSAGFSGARIAAVCQRAALRAIRRTVRSLESGEKEPAALSIGGSDLDVAFTDEKTVH from the coding sequence ATGAATAATCCAGGCAGCCCCGCCTTTCCCCGCTTCAAGGTGGCAGAGGCGCTGCCCAAAGACGTGGGGCGCGCCATCGCACGGCTCGACCCGCAAGATATCGACGCGCTCGGAATCAGTATCGGGGACTTCGTGGAAGTGCGGGGAAAACGCGCCACCGTCTGCCGGGTCATGCCCGCCTATAAGGAAATGCGGGGGCAGGCACGGATTCAATTGGACGGCTTGAGCCGGGCCAACGCCGCGGCCGGGTTGGACGAGTATGTGAGTTTGCGGCGCCTGGATTGCCCCCTGGCGGAACGAGTGGTCATCGCGCCGGTCAATCTCGCTCTGAAGGAAGGCGACCTGGAGTATATCGCGGGTCTGCTGGATGGGCTGCCGGTCGTGGAAGGCGATCGCATTCGGGTCAATCTGTTCGGCAGCCGCAGTGCCGAATTTACGGTGTCGAACACGATCCCCAGGAGACCGGTGTTGATCGGGCCGCCCACGCAGTTGATTTTGGAAGGCAGGGAAAAGGAAGCGAAGCAGGCGGTGGCGCAACGCCTTTCCTATGAAGACATCGGCGGACTCAAGCCGCAATTGCAACGTATTCGCGAGATGATCGAGCTGCCTTTGCGCTATCCCGAGGTATTCGAGCGACTGGGCATCGGGGCGCCTAAGGGGGTATTGCTGTACGGTCCTCCCGGTTGCGGCAAAACGCTCATTGCGCGGGCGATTGCGCATGAGACGGAGGCGAATTTCTTCGCCGTCAGCGGGCCGGAGGTCATTCACAAATTCTATGGCGAAAGCGAGGCGCATCTCAGGAAGATTTTCCAGGAAGCGGCTAAGCACAGCCCCGGCATCATTTTCCTCGATGAAATCGACGCCATTGCTCCCAAGCGGGAGCAGGTGGTCGGCGAGGTGGAAAAACGGGTGGTCGCCCAGTTGCTAGCCCTGATGGATGGCCTCAAGCAACGCTCGAACGTGATCGTCATCGCCGCCACCAACCTTCCCAACGCCATCGACCCGGCGCTGCGGCGGCCGGGGCGCTTCGACCGCGAAATCGCGATTCCCATCCCCGACAGTCACGGCCGCCTGGAAATTCTGGAAATCTACAGCCGGGGCATGCCGCTGGCCAGGGATGTGGATTTGGAGCACTTGGCGGAAATTACCCATGGGTATGTCGGTGCGGATTTGGAAGCGCTTTGCCGCGAAGCGGCCATGCTCTGCCTGCGCGGTACGATTCAAACCATCGATTTCGGTGCGACGGTGATCCCCTACGAGCAGTTGAGCCAGCTTGAGATCTGTATGGAGCATTTCATGGCGGCCTTGCGGGAGGTGGAGCCGTCGGCGGTTCGGGAGGTGTTCGTGGACAGGCCCGGGACGCGCTGGCGGGATGTGGGGGGGCTGGATACCGTCAAGGAGCGTTTGATAGAGGCGGTCGTCTGGCCGTTGAAATACACCCGGGTTTTCGAGCAGGCGGGAACCCGTCCTCCCAAGGGGATTTTGCTCGCCGGTCCACCGGGCTGCGGCAAGACCTTGTTGGCGAAGGCGCTCGCCAATGAAAGCGGGGTCAATTTCATTTCCGTCAAGGGACCTGAACTGCTTTCCAAGTTCATCGGAGAATCGGAACGCGGGGTACGGGAAGTCTTTCGCAAGGCCAAACAGGCTGCTCCCTGCATCGTTTTTTTCGACGAGATCGACGCCCTGCTTCCGGTACGCGATGCGGGGGGAATCGATGCGGGGGTGGCCGAGCGCGTGCTCAGCCAGTTTCTGGCCGAATTCGACGGCGTCGAAGAGCTCAAGGGCGTCTTGATCCTGGGCGCGACCAATCGGATCGATATCCTCGATCCCGCGGTGGTGCGTCCCGGTCGATTCGACGAGATCATAGAGATTCCCCCGCCGTCGGAAAACGACCGCGCCGCCATCTTTCGCGTTCATCTGGCCGGAAAACCGGTGGCGAAAGAAGTGGACATCGAGTGTTTGATCGCCTGCAGTGCCGGATTCAGCGGGGCCCGAATCGCCGCGGTGTGCCAACGCGCCGCCTTGCGCGCCATCCGAAGGACAGTACGCAGCCTCGAATCCGGAGAGAAGGAACCCGCGGCGCTCTCGATCGGGGGGTCGGATTTGGATGTGGCTTTTACGGACGAGAAAACGGTGCACTGA
- a CDS encoding Hsp20/alpha crystallin family protein has translation MSKRKDKGDTENPAGEGILHGLTTLIDKLNELAKTGKELRESGEFGGGEGERKWRGVYGVRVRNLGDETPGIEPFGNLHRQQGQDYMVTPEVLEPLVDIFEEADYTLVVAEVPGVSLEDVRVEIEDDILTLEAANDQKKYRKEVLLPRPYSAEQLKVSCNNGILEIRCLKSGESQ, from the coding sequence ATGAGCAAACGAAAAGATAAAGGCGATACGGAAAATCCGGCGGGAGAAGGAATACTGCACGGGTTGACCACCTTGATCGATAAACTCAACGAATTGGCCAAAACCGGCAAGGAATTGAGGGAAAGCGGCGAATTCGGCGGCGGCGAAGGCGAGCGAAAATGGCGCGGCGTCTACGGGGTCAGGGTTCGGAATCTCGGAGACGAGACCCCCGGCATCGAACCGTTCGGCAATCTGCATCGACAACAAGGCCAGGACTATATGGTAACGCCGGAAGTATTAGAGCCGCTGGTAGATATATTCGAGGAAGCCGATTACACCCTGGTGGTTGCGGAGGTACCGGGGGTGAGCCTGGAGGACGTGCGCGTGGAAATCGAAGACGACATTCTCACGCTTGAGGCCGCCAACGATCAGAAAAAGTACCGCAAAGAGGTGCTGCTTCCCCGACCTTATTCCGCCGAGCAACTGAAAGTCAGCTGTAACAACGGCATTCTGGAAATCCGATGTCTGAAATCGGGGGAGAGCCAATGA